The sequence AGCGCACCGTGGTGGCGAAGGCCGGCGACACGGTCGCCTCCATCCTCATAGACCTCGGCGTGCCGGAAGTCTCCGCCAATGGCGCGGCCCGGGCCTTCGGCACCCGCGAACTCTCCGGCACTCTCACCCCCGGCCTGCGGCTCAAGATTCTGCTCGACAACGCCACCGAGGGCGCGATGCCGCTGCGGGTCGCGGTGTTCGGCGAGAGCGGCCACCAGGGCACGGTGGCGCTGTCCGACAGCGGTACCTTCCTGCCCGTTCAGGAGGCCAGCGACACCCAGCTCGCCGATCTCGGGCCGGATGACGGCGACGAGGAAGGCGGCGGCGGGCGTATCACGCTCTATGACAGCATCTGGGAGACGGCGCTGCGCCATGAAGTGCCGCGCCCGGTCATCGAAAGCATGATCCGCGTCTATTCCTTCGATGTGGACTTCCAGCGGCGCGTGCGCGCCGGCGATTCGCTGGAAGTGCTGTACGAGCCGGACGAGGCGGGCGGCGCCGGCGGCGTGCTCTATGCCGGGCTCACCGTCGGCGGCGAGGAGCGGCGCTATTACCGCTACCAGACCCCGGATGACGGGCTGGTCGACTTCTATGACGATGCCGGCAAGAGCGCGAAGAAGTTCCTGGTGCGCAAGCCGCTCTCCGGCGGCCAGCTACGTTCCGGCTTCGGCATGCGCCGCCACCCGATCCTTGGCTATAGCCGCCTGCATTCGGGCGTCGACTGGGCCGACCGCACCGGCACGCCGATCTACGCCGCAGGCAATGGCGTGATCAAGAAAGCCGCCTGGACCTCCGGCTATGGCCGCCGCATCGAGATCCAGCACGCCAACGGCTATGTAACGACCTATTCGCACCAGTCCGGCTTCGCCAAGGGCATACGCGAGGGGGTGCGCGTGCGCCAGGGACAACTCATCGGCTATATCGGCTCCACCGGCCTCTCCACCGGCGCGCATCTGCATTACGAGGTGTTGGTGAACGGGCGCTTCGTTGACCCGATGCGCATCCGCCTGCCGCGCGGGCGGGCTCTGGACGGGCGCATTCTCGCCAGTTTCGAGAAGGAGCGCGCCACTATCGACGCGCTGCTCAACCACAGCAACGCCTCCCGCATCGCCGCCGGCGCGTCGGACGGCGCCGAGACAAACTGATGCTTGACGGTCCCCGCCTGCCGCCGCGCTCCGGCGGCCCGGCCACCTCGCTTGTCGTCCTGCTGCACGGCTATGGCGCGGACGGGCGCGACCTCATCGACCTCGGCGAAATCTGGGCGCCGCTGCTGCCCGGCGCAGCCTTTGTCTCGCCCCACGCCCCCGAGCCGCTCGCCGTCGCGCCGGTCGGGCGGCAATGGTTCGGCTATACTGAACGCAATGACCGCGAACGCTGGGCCGGCGTGCAGAGCGCCCATGCCGCGCTCGACGCTTTTCTCGACGCCGAGCTGGCCCGGCTGAATCTGCCCGGGTCCCGCGTCGCGCTGGTCGGCTTCAGCCAGGGCACGATGATGGCGCTGCACACCGGGCTGCGCCGTACCGTCGCGCCCGCCGGCATTGTCGGCTTCTCCGGCATCCATGTTGTGCCCCCGGAAGGCGCCACGCCAGCCTTTGCCTCCGACATCATCGCCCGGCCGCCGGTGCTGCTGATCCATGGCGACCTCGACCAGGTCATCCCGCCACTGGCGTTGCCGCGCGCGGTGGAAAGCCTGCAGCGGCAGGGGCTGGCCGTGCGCGCGCATCTCTCCAACGGCCTCGCCCACGGTATTGACGGGACCGGCCTCTCCCTCGCCGGCAGCTTCCTCACCGAAGTGCTGGCCTGAGGTCCGGCGCCGCGCCGCGATCTGGCGGCCGGCGCTTCACAAGACTGACACGCTCCCTATAGACTATGGCCGTGCGTCACGCGGCGCCGACTCAGCGACCGTGCTGGCGCTCCTGACAGGGAGCGAGTGTTGACGGCGACGTTGTCTCCGGGTGCCTGGCCTGCCCTCGTGCTCAACGCCGATTACCGGCCGCTGAGCTATTACCCTCTTTCGGTCTGGGCGTGGCAGGACGCCATCAAGGCGGTGTTCCTCGACCGGGTGAACATCGTCGAATATTACGAGCGGCAGGTCTCCAGCGCGACCTTCCAGATGCGGCTGCCGAGCGTCGTCTCGCTGAAGACCTTCATCCGCCCATCGCGCCAGCCGGCCTTCACCCGCTTCAATGTCTTCCTGCGCGACCGCTTCACCTGCCAGTACTGCGATTCGCGCGAAGACCTGACCTTCGACCACGTCATCCCACGCTCGCGCGGCGGGCAGACCACCTGGGAGAACGTCGTCGCCGCCTGCTCACCCTGCAATCTGCGCAAGGGCAGCCTGATGCCGGAAGCGGCACACATGATGCCGCGGCAGAAGCCCTATCAGCCAAGCGTGTTCGACCTGCACCAGAACGGCCGCCATTTCCCGCCGAATTACCTGCACGATAGCTGGATGGACTATCTCTACTGGGACACCGAGCTGGACCCGTGAGCCGGGCGGCCTGAAGCGCGCGGCCACTCACGCCTTCGCCGTCGCGCCCCACATCGCCACAACCACCAGCGCACCGGCGATGAAGGCATTATACCCGGCCAGCGACAGGCCGAGCAGGCGCCACGGCGCCTCGTCGCAGCGTACCACCCGCGCGCTCTGCAACTGCCCGAGCAGATCGCCGCCGCCGATCGCCGGCCCGGCGCCGGAGCAGGTTTCCGGGCCGGCCCAGAAGCCCCACTCCACCCCGGCATGATAGGCCGCGAGAAAGGCGCCGAGCGCCATCAGCATGCCGGCCAGCGCCAGCGCCACCCGCGCCGGCCCTTCCTTGCCGAGCACCGCGCAGAAAGCGCCGATCAACGCCACCGGCACGCCGACATAATAGGGAATGCGCTGTTCGAGACAGAGCGGGCACGGCGCCAGCCCGACCACGAGCTGGAAATACCATGCCCCGGCGAGCGTGCCGGCGCCGATGGCGGCGACCACCAGTGCGGCGGTGAGCTGACGGTTGCGCACCGCACGGCGGGCATCGGCGGATGAGGCGGTCGCGGTCATGGCGCGTCACTCGTTCTGGCAGGCCTCGCAAGGGCGGCAGTGGCCATTACTAGCCGCTCGTCCGGCCGGCGCAAATGGGGCCGAATATCACGTCTGCCGGATGCGGGGGCGGTGCGCCGCCCCGTGACCGGCGCACCGTGCCACGCGACACCCTACGCCGGGAACACTCGCCCATGGCCGAACTTGTGGAAAGGAGAGGCGAGGAGAACGGCGGCTCTGGCGCGCGCGCGTCTGTCGTTCGGCCGACGCAGAAGGCTGGCATTTTCGTTTCCCCTGAAACCACGAGCCGCCGCGCCTCTCGCCTTGCGAGTGAGGCTGGCTGACGGCGGAAGGCTCCAGCCTGCGGCAGCCACCGCCAGCAACAGAATTGAGTGTCC is a genomic window of Ancylobacter sp. IITR112 containing:
- a CDS encoding HNH endonuclease: MTATLSPGAWPALVLNADYRPLSYYPLSVWAWQDAIKAVFLDRVNIVEYYERQVSSATFQMRLPSVVSLKTFIRPSRQPAFTRFNVFLRDRFTCQYCDSREDLTFDHVIPRSRGGQTTWENVVAACSPCNLRKGSLMPEAAHMMPRQKPYQPSVFDLHQNGRHFPPNYLHDSWMDYLYWDTELDP
- a CDS encoding M23 family metallopeptidase — its product is METRRGLAGARHGHLTAFDLGDEPPLGVDGDAEEPINRRRISIRWLMATLLTGICGAALMGGAVYAALDGEYRFAQSPETVRSALRGTLAAGERPSNVARKGDRMSILSESFSAKQTLRLSTTVKDGDREVIKVRAVTKVATNLAQSVTAASVDVPRFNPAKLIAESTSDEADAVQAEPTGDLTIVVRDIANLPPSARFAAELPMEDVLMKVRETAEFSVPTADARAPALPGLGIMAYAPAGAADPLNALQQPENVSAIDKSADDASGGNDWSERTVVAKAGDTVASILIDLGVPEVSANGAARAFGTRELSGTLTPGLRLKILLDNATEGAMPLRVAVFGESGHQGTVALSDSGTFLPVQEASDTQLADLGPDDGDEEGGGGRITLYDSIWETALRHEVPRPVIESMIRVYSFDVDFQRRVRAGDSLEVLYEPDEAGGAGGVLYAGLTVGGEERRYYRYQTPDDGLVDFYDDAGKSAKKFLVRKPLSGGQLRSGFGMRRHPILGYSRLHSGVDWADRTGTPIYAAGNGVIKKAAWTSGYGRRIEIQHANGYVTTYSHQSGFAKGIREGVRVRQGQLIGYIGSTGLSTGAHLHYEVLVNGRFVDPMRIRLPRGRALDGRILASFEKERATIDALLNHSNASRIAAGASDGAETN
- a CDS encoding alpha/beta hydrolase, with amino-acid sequence MLDGPRLPPRSGGPATSLVVLLHGYGADGRDLIDLGEIWAPLLPGAAFVSPHAPEPLAVAPVGRQWFGYTERNDRERWAGVQSAHAALDAFLDAELARLNLPGSRVALVGFSQGTMMALHTGLRRTVAPAGIVGFSGIHVVPPEGATPAFASDIIARPPVLLIHGDLDQVIPPLALPRAVESLQRQGLAVRAHLSNGLAHGIDGTGLSLAGSFLTEVLA
- a CDS encoding disulfide bond formation protein B; translated protein: MTATASSADARRAVRNRQLTAALVVAAIGAGTLAGAWYFQLVVGLAPCPLCLEQRIPYYVGVPVALIGAFCAVLGKEGPARVALALAGMLMALGAFLAAYHAGVEWGFWAGPETCSGAGPAIGGGDLLGQLQSARVVRCDEAPWRLLGLSLAGYNAFIAGALVVVAMWGATAKA